The following coding sequences lie in one Arachis hypogaea cultivar Tifrunner chromosome 4, arahy.Tifrunner.gnm2.J5K5, whole genome shotgun sequence genomic window:
- the LOC112797615 gene encoding probable sphingolipid transporter spinster homolog 3 isoform X2: protein MVISTVSIHIFGDVPSSPLVGILQDHINDWSKTALCLTSIFFLAAIIWFIEHVLKKLLDVAHGFQMLIDPKGVLK from the exons ATGGTAATATCTACAGTTTCAATCCATATCTTTGGTGATGTGCCTTCCTCACCACTTGTTGGCATCCTGCAG GATCATATTAATGACTGGAGTAAAACAGCACTTTGTTTAACgtccattttctttcttgctgCTATAATATGGTTCATAG AACACGTACTGAAGAAATTGCTGGATGTTGCGCATGGGTTTCAAATGCTAATAGACCCTAAAG gagtgctgaaatag
- the LOC112797615 gene encoding probable sphingolipid transporter spinster homolog 3 isoform X1, which translates to MCLPHHLLASCRLHLISPDIVGILQDHINDWSKTALCLTSIFFLAAIIWFIEHVLKKLLDVAHGFQMLIDPKGVLK; encoded by the exons ATGTGCCTTCCTCACCACTTGTTGGCATCCTGCAGGTTACACCTCATTTCTCCTGATATTGTTGGCATCCTGCAG GATCATATTAATGACTGGAGTAAAACAGCACTTTGTTTAACgtccattttctttcttgctgCTATAATATGGTTCATAG AACACGTACTGAAGAAATTGCTGGATGTTGCGCATGGGTTTCAAATGCTAATAGACCCTAAAG gagtgctgaaatag
- the LOC112795328 gene encoding prohibitin-1, mitochondrial, which yields MVLSPPAGIVGAVAIFSSPIPSHLSSSRHHRTKEALTPWHNRHEGFPVDRHLFKHALSLSLTLSVFELRALLIKHTILQNVSREIRKILTERASHFNIALDDVSITSLTFGKEFTAAIEAKQVAAQEAERAKFVVEKAEQNKRSAVIRAQGEAKSAQLIGQAIANNPAFIILRKIEAAREITHTISNSANKVYLNSDDLFIAT from the exons ATGGTGCTTTCGCCGCCGGCGGGAATCGTGGGTGCTGTCGCAATCTTCTCATCGCCAATCCCTTCTCATCTTTCCTCTTCTCGTCATCATCGCACAAAGGAAGCGTTGACCCCGTGGCATAACCGTCACGAAGGTTTTCCAGTCGATCGTCATCTCTTCAAGCACgcgctctctctctcactcactctcTCTGTGTTTGAGCTTCGAGCTCTCT TAATAAAACATACTATTTTACAGAATGTCAGTAgagaaataaggaagatcttgacTGAAAGGGCCTCCCATTTCAATATTGCACTGGATGATGTGTCAATCACAAGCTTGACATTTGGTAAGGAATTTACAGCCGCAATTGAAGCCAAGCAGGTTGCTGCTCAAGAAGCTGAGAGGGCTAAGTTTGTGGTAGAAAAAGCTGAACAGAACAAAAGAAGTGCTGTTATTAGAGCACAG GGAGAAGCCAAGAGTGCACAATTGATTGGTCAAGCTATTGCCAATAATCCTGCATTTATCATCTTGAGGAAAATTGAAGCTGCAAGGGAAATCACTCATACAATTTCAAACTCTGCTAACAAGGTTTACTTGAATTCAGATGACCTATTTATAGCAACATAG
- the LOC112797616 gene encoding cytochrome c, translating into MASFSEAPPGDSKAGEKIFKTKCAQCHTVDKGAGHKQGPNLNGLFGRQSGTTPGYSYSAANKNMAVIWEENTLYDYLLNPKKYIPGTKMVFPGLKKPKDRADLIAYLKESTSQ; encoded by the exons ATGGCGTCTTTCTCGGAAGCTCCCCCCGGCGACTCCAAGGCCGGCGAGAAGATCTTCAAGACCAAGTGCGCTCAGTGCCACACCGTCGACAAAGGCGCCGGCCACAAACAAG GACCGAATCTGAACGGTTTGTTTGGGAGGCAGTCTGGGACTACACCAGGGTACTCTTATTCCGCCGCTAACAAAAACATGGCTGTTATTTGGGAGGAGAACACTCTCTATGATTACTTGCTTAACCCCAAGAAG TATATTCCTGGAACAAAGATGGTCTTCCCTGGTCTTAAGAAGCCCAAGGATCGTGCTGATCTTATCGCATATCTGAAAGAATCTACTTCGCAATGA
- the LOC112797617 gene encoding probably inactive leucine-rich repeat receptor-like protein kinase At5g48380 produces MVSSSRIFGGRGCVVVLAVCFLLLISCGKIHGTVTDIFCLKSVKASLRDPDNYLQSWDFNNNTEGFICRFTGVDCWHPDENRVLNIKLSNMGLKGSFPRGLVNCSSLTGLDLSNNRLSQPLPEDISTVIKWVTKLDLSSNDFDGEIPALLANCSFLNDLKLDHNRLTGQIPSQIGQLPRLKTFSVSNNLLTGQVPGFKKGVVTAESFANNPGLCGPPLDLCQSNLSNSNTAVIAGAAVGGVSFAALVVGVAMFFYVRRVSTRKKEEDPEGNKWAKSIKGTKQIKVSMFEKTLTKVKLSDLMKATNDFSKSNIIGSGRTGTIYKAVLDDGTSLMVKRLQQSQHSEKEFKSEMATLGAVQHRNLVPLLGFCSAKKERLLVYKNMPNGTLHDQLHHRADESTMEWSLRLKIAIGAAKGLAWLHHNCNPRIIHRNISSKCILLDADFEPKISDFGLARLMNPIDTHLSTFVNGEFGDLGYVAPEYTRTLVATPKGDVYSFGVVLLELVTGEKPTHVAKAPETFKGSLVEWIQQLSSNSQLHDAIDKSLTGKGADDELFQFLKVACNCVVATSKERPTLFEVYQFLRAIGSKYNFTTEDEILVPTDTGYADNLEELIVAKEGGKD; encoded by the exons ATGGTTTCGAGTAGCCGAATTTTCGGTGGCCGTGGTTGTGTTGTTGTTCTAGCTGTTTGTTTCTTGCTGCTTATTAGTTGTGGCAAGATACATGGAACTGTTACTGATATCTTCTGCTTGAAGAGTGTTAAAGCTTCGCTGCGTGACCCGGATAACTATTTACAGTCATGGGATTTCAACAACAACACAGAAGGGTTTATCTGCAGGTTCACCGGGGTTGACTGTTGGCATCCTGATGAGAACAGAGTCTTGAATATCAAGTTATCGAACATGGGACTGAAAGGGTCATTCCCTCGAGGCCTTGTGAATTGCTCGAGCTTAACAGGGCTAGATCTTTCGAACAACAGGCTTTCTCAGCCCCTTCCGGAGGATATATCTACTGTTATTAAGTGGGTGACAAAACTTGATCTGTCGTCGAATGATTTTGATGGCGAGATACCTGCTTTGCTTGCGAATTGTAGCTTCCTTAATGACCTCAAACTTGACCACAACAGGCTCACCGGTCAAATTCCCTCGCAAATAGGTCAGCTTCCGAGGCTTAAGACATTTAGTGTGTCCAATAATCTTTTGACTGGGCAAGTTCCGGGGTTTAAGAAAGGTGTAGTGACGGCCGAGAGCTTTGCGAATAATCCAGGCCTCTGTGGCCCTCCTTTGGATCTTTGCCAGAGTAACCTTTCCAACAGCAACACTGCTGTTATAGCTGGAGCAGCCGTTGGTGGCGTGAGTTTTGCTGCATTGGTGGTTGGTGTTGCAATGTTCTTCTATGTGCGCCGGGTTTCTACCAGGAAGAAGGAAGAGGACCCTGAAGGAAACAAATGGGCAAAGAGTATAAAGGGTACCAAACAAATAAAG GTTTCTATGTTTGAGAAGACACTTACAAAAGTTAAATTGAGTGATCTCATGAAGGCTACAAATGACTTCAGCAAAAGCAACATTATTGGGTCAGGAAGAACTGGAACCATTTACAAAGCTGTTCTTGATGATGGCACATCACTCATGGTGAAGAGATTGCAACAATCTCAACACTCAGAGAAAGAATTTAAATCTGAGATGGCTACGCTAGGGGCAGTCCAGCACCGGAACTTGGTTCCCCTCTTAGGCTTTTGTTCTGCCAAAAAGGAGAGGCTTTTGGTCTATAAAAATATGCCAAATGGCACCCTCCATGATCAATTACATCATCGAGCCGATGAGAGCACCATGGAGTGGTCTTTAAGGCTCAAAATTGCAATCGGAGCAGCCAAAGGATTAGCATGGCTTCATCACAACTGCAATCCCCGGATCATACACCGAAACATAAGCTCTAAGTGCATCTTGTTGGATGCAGATTTTGAGCCGAAAATTTCCGATTTTGGCCTGGCTAGACTGATGAACCCCATCGACACGCATTTGAGTACTTTTGTGAATGGCGAGTTTGGGGATTTAGGCTATGTTGCTCCTGAGTACACAAGAACTTTGGTAGCCACGCCTAAGGGTGATGTTTATAGCTTTGGTGTTGTACTTCTTGAGTTGGTAACAGGCGAAAAACCTACTCACGTGGCGAAAGCTCCGGAAACTTTCAAAGGAAGCTTGGTAGAATGGATTCAGCAGCTCTCAAGTAACTCACAACTCCATGATGCCATTGACAAATCCCTAACCGGGAAGGGAGCCGATGATGAGCTTTTCCAGTTCCTAAAGGTTGCATGCAACTGTGTTGTAGCAACCTCAAAGGAGAGGCCAACTTTGTTTGAAGTTTACCAGTTTCTAAGAGCCATTGGAAGTAAATATAATTTTACAACAGAGGATGAAATTTTGGTACCTACTGATACTGGTTATGCTGATAACTTAGAGGAGCTTATTGTGGCTAAAGAGGGAGGAAAGGATTGA